Below is a window of Rhodanobacteraceae bacterium DNA.
CCCACAACCCACAACCCACAACCCACAACCCACAACCAGCCCACAACCTACCGCTGCCGCCTGGGTCCCGGATACACGATCACCGGCCCCGGCAGCCACGGCCAGATGCCGAGGAACGGATCCTGGTGGATGCGGATGTCCTCGATGGCAGGACGTTCGGGCCACAGGAACAGGGTGTCGACGCGCAGCTGCGGCATGTCGTAGCTGTACTCGCCGATCTGCCGCTGTGCACGTGCTTCGACCCGTCCGGTCACGGTGACCTCGCGCCCCGGGACAAACACGGCCGGATCGAGGAAACCGGACTTGCACGCACGGAAGCGGCCGATGTCGGCGTCGAGGTCGCGCGGGCGGGCGCGGGCGTCGAGGGGCATGCCGAGTACCTCCAGACAAGTTTCGTTGGCTGCGGGCAGCACATCGATCACGCGGCCGCCCCAGCGCAGATTGCCCGCAGGCTGGTCGGCGGCTTCCGGGGCGATCTCGGCGAATTCGCCGCGCAGCGGTTGCGGTGCGGTGGCGCAGCCGGCGAGCAGGGTCAGGCCGAGCGCGGAGGCGAGAGTCTTGCGATTCATGGCGGTTGCCGTCGGGATCCCGTACTTGCTCAATCCTAGCGCGGCTGGCTGCGCGATGCCGTGCGGAAAGCCTGAACCGCTTGGCGAAGCTGTGGCAAAGACTGGTCACCGGCGACGCCATAGCGCGAGGCTTCGTAGGCGGCGACCACTCGGGCGATCTGATTCGCCAGAGCCGGCAGCGCCCGTGACGCGCGCCGCCCCAGGTCGCCCGCGCCTTCGGCATGCCCCGCGCTGATGCCGTGACGGTTCAACTCGCGAACGAAGCGGCGGTAAAGGCCCAGCGCCGGATCGCCGGGCTGGCGCCGACGCTGCAGCCAGAAAATGCCTGCGGTCAGTGCACCGAACAGAGCCAGGCCGCCGCCGATCCAGGCGGCCATGTGGCGCCAGTCGGAAGGATCGAAGCCCAGTGCGGCGAACAGGCTCTGCTGGCGCAGGCTGTCGAAACGCACCATGTTGCGGTTCCACCAGGCCTGTACGGCATCCGCCCGGTCGCGCAGCGCGCGCAGCCACTCGGAGGTCACCGAAGGTATCCACCATCGATGCCGTTCCGGACCGATTGACGCGGTCCGGTGCGATGGCGCTGGTCGGGTCGATCCGGACCCAGGCATTGCCGCCGATCAGGATCTCGGCCCAGGCATGCGCATCGGAATTGCGGACCACCCAGTAATTGCCGATCAGGTTGTAAGGCCCCGCCAGGTAGCCGGTGACCACCCGCGCGGGGACGCCCGCGCTGCGCATCAGCACCACGAATGCCGCTGCGTAATGCTCGCAAAAGCCTTCGCGGGTCTCGAACAGGAATTCGTCCATGCGATGCGCGCCCACCAGTGGCGGCGGGCTCAGGGTGTAGGCGAAACCTTCGCTGCGGATGTGTGCGAGCGCGCGGTTGGCCAGTGCCGTCGGATTGTCGCCAAGCTCGCTGCGCCATCCTGCGCCGAGTTCGCGCGTGCGCGGATTCAGCCGGTCCGGCAACTGCAGGCCGAGCTGGCGCTGCAGCGAGGGGAAGGCGTCGAGCGGCACCGGCTGGTCCAGGCGCGACGCAGCGTCAAACACGTAGAGCGTACTCACCCGCTGGCTGCGGGTCTGACGGTGCCCTCCAGCGAACGGCTGGCATCGGCGGGAAAACCGGTCGCGAAGTCGAGGGTATGCAGCCAGCGGCGGTCGGTCGGTTCGAGCATGACCTGATAACGCACATCGCCGGGCGCGCCCGGCTGTGGCCCGATCTCGCGGCCGGTGGGGTCGTTGGGATTGGCCAGGCGCGGCTCGATTCGCCAGGTCTGGCCATCGAAGCTCCACAGCACCGGGCCGCGCCAGTACATCGAGCGCTTCGCCGGCGAGCCGTCGGGAAAGCTGACACGGAACACCGGGGTGTCGTCGGCGATCAGTTCGCTGATGCTGCCTGGACTCATGGTGTCCGACAGGCCGGTGCGCGACTCCCACTGGTTCTCGCGGGTGCCCCAAAGCGGCTCCGACAGGCGCGGCACCGAGAGGAACAGGAACAAGGTCAAGGGCAGCACCACCGCCAGCAACAGCAGGAACTCGCGGCCGAGCGAGCCCAACTGCTGCGCCAGCCCGCCCCGGGTGCCCGGGGGCGCGGCAATCTCGTTCAGCGCCAGGAACACCAGCAGGGTCGGCAGCACCATGTACAGCGTGACGCCGATTCCCTCGTTGAACAGGAACTGCACGCTGACCAGGAACAACGAGACAGTCATGATCAACAGGCCGTCGCGGCGACGCTCGGATTCGATGAGCTTGAGGGCACTCAGGCCGACGAGTGCCGCGGTTCCTGCCTGTCGTGCAAACGGATTGCCGAACTCGACCACCACCAGGCCGAGCACCATCATCAGCAGCGGCAGCTTGATCCACGCCGGCCAGGCGCGCGCATAGGCGCGCCGCTGCAGCCAGCGCGCCAGCACGATGGCGACCAGCGTTGCCGAGTACCAGCCAGGCAGCCACAACAGGTGTGCCGCCAGCGTCGCAGCGAAGGCCGCCAGCATCCAGTCGAACTGGCGCGGTTCAAGGACCGGGGAGCGCATGCAGGGCAAGTGCCTTGAGTGCGCGCAGTCGGTGCGCGGGTCCGAGGTCCGGGCCCAGCGCAAGACCAGGCAGCATCAACCGATAGCGGATGCCGGCGCGTTCGGCTTCGAGCACCCAGCGGGTCAGGCGCGACAGCCGCTCCTCGAGTCCCAGGCCCTGGATCCGGGTCAGGTCGAATATGGTTTCGCGCGCCTGCGGCGCCTCCAGTTGCCGCACCAGCAGCTCACCGGTGCGCGCGCTGGCCTTCCATGCCACCATCCGCAGCGGATCGCCCGGCTGGTACTCGCGCAGCGAGCGCAAGTCCTCATCGCCAGGATCGGCGCCGCCGACGCGGCCGTGATCCGGGGTTTTCGGCAGCGGCGCAGGCGGATTCTCGGCGCGCGGATACACCAGCACGCGCAGGTCCGAATGCAGCCAGCTCCAGGCGTAGAAGAGGCCGAATGGCCAGGTGGTCGAAATGCGCACCGGCTCCGGCGCATACCAGCCGCGGATGGCGGTGGGCAACGCGAACTCGACCTGGGTGGTGCTGCCGGGCGCGATCTCCACGTGGCGCTGCTCGCCGTCGAGCGACAGGTCACGGCGAAGCGCGTGCGCGCGTCCTCGGCGCGCAGATGGAAACTGAGGTGCAGCGGATCGCCGGCGTGCACCGGATCGGCGCTGATCTGGACCAGGCTCAGGCGGTCCAGGTTGCGGAAGGTCTGCAGCATCGAGATTGCGCCCAGGCTGACCGCCAGCAGCCCGAACAGCAGCGCGCCATTGTTGTTGTAGTTCAGCGCGCCGGCGAGGATCGCCAGCATCATTGCCGCAAAGAACAGTCCGAAGCCGCTCGGCACGATGTAAACCCGGCGCTGGTTCAGCGTGATCGGCAGGCGCTCGTTGCGATGCCGCCGGGTCAGGTTGGGCAGGCGCCGGTCGAGCTCGCGCCAGGCCCGCTCGCGCCAGCCAGGGCGGGGCGCGCTGCTGCTTGCGAAGCGGCCCGGCGCAGCCATCGGTGCGCTCAGGGGATCGCCACCTGGGCGAGCACATCGCGCGCCACCGAGGTGCCGTCGCCGCTGGCGTCGGCGTTCAGCAGCAAGCGGTGGCGCGCCACGGCGACGAACACCGCCTGCAGGTCCTCGGGCAGCACATGGGTGCGACCGGCGAGCAGCGCGTGCGCGCGCGCCGCGCGCAGGAGTGCGATGCCGGCGCGCGGCGAGAGCCCGATGCGCACGCGGCGGTCGCTGCGGGTGGCGGCGATCAGCGCGTAGGCATAGTCGATCGCGGCCGGGCTTGCGTGCAGCGCGAGTGCCGCGTCGCGCAGTTGCGCCAGGCGCTCGCCGCTGAGCAAGGGCTTCAGGTCGCCGATCAGCGCGCGGCGCTCGCGCGCGCCGAGTAGCGCCTTTTCCGCCCGCTCGTCCGGATAGCCCAGGTTGAGCGAGAACATGAAGCGGTCGAGTTGCGACTCGGGCAGCGGGAAGGTGCCGCTCTGCTCCAGCGGGTTCTGCGTGGCGATCACCACGAAGGGCTCCGGCAGCCGGTGGCTGACGCCGTCCACCGTCACCTGCTGCTCGGCCATCGCTTCCAGCAGGGCGCTCTGCAACTTGGGCGTGGCGCGGTTGATCTCGTCCGCCAGCAGCATCTGCGCAAAGATCGGCCCGGGGTGGAAGTCGAAACGGCGCCGCTCGGGATCGAACACCGACACGCCGATCAGGTCGGCCGGCAGCAGGTCGGAGGTGAACTGGACGCGGCCGAACTTCAAGTCGAAGGCGGCTGCCAGCGCCTGCGCCAGGGTGGTCTTGCCCACGCCCGGCAGATCTTCCAGCAGCAAGTGACCGCCGGCCAGCAGGCACACCAGCGCCAGCCGGACCTCGTGCGCCTTGCCCAGCACCACCGCGTTGACCTGGGTCTCGGCGGCGTGCAGCGGGGCGATCAGGTCCTTGGCTTGCGCGGCGGCGTCGGCGGGCATCGGTGGCTCCAGCAGGTTCAGGGTAGGACGATGCCGGCCGCGTCGAGCATCCGACACAACGCGATCAGCGGCAAGCCGATCAGGGCGCTCGGATCCTCGCTGCGGATCGCTTCGAACAAGGCGATTCCGCGGCCCTCGACCTTGAAGCCACCAGCGCAGTCGAAGGCCGGTTCCGCGGCCACGTAGCGCGCAATCGCCCCGGCGGACAGCACGCGCATCGTGCACACGGTCAGGTCGAGGTGCACGCCGGCATTCCCGGTCACGGCATCGAGTATTGCGAGCGCAGTGTGAAAGCGAAGTTCCCGGCCGCTGCAGGACATCAGCTGCGCCTGCTGCGCATCGGCACTGCCGGGCTTGCCGAGCGCGCGGCCGGCGCATTCGGCGACCTGGTCGCTGCCGATCACCAGTGCGTCGGGATAATGCGGCGCGACCGCGCGGGCCTTGGCCAGCGCCAGGCGGGTGGCGGTGTCGCGCGGCAGTTCGCCTGCCAGCGGCGGACTCGTCGATCTCCGGCGTGCGGCACTCCACCGCCAGGCCCAGCCGCACGAGCTGTTCGCGGCGGTAGCGCGATCCGGACGCCAGGACCACCCGGCGCGGCGGCATCAGTGCAGCGTCGGCGGCTTGGGCTCGCTGCCGCCGATGCCGTAGGCGCTCGCGATCAGCGCCGACACCGGATGCGACTCCGACGAGGCCGCCGCGAGTTCCTCGCCGGCCGCCTCCAGCTTGTCCATGTTTTCCGCCAGGGTGCGGCGCGAGCGTTCCATGTCTTCGCGCGTGCGCTTGAGCTGCGACAAGGGTGCGGTGTCGCCGTGGTCGCGCAGCCACAGGCGCTGCTGCAGCAGATCGCGCAGGGCCTTCTGTACCAGGGGGTCGAGGTTCAGCGAGGCGAGCGCCTGGCTGGTGATGGTGCTGGGCAGGGTGGACACCCAGCGGTGCATCGTCTGCATGCGCTCGCGGCAGGCGTGCAACTCGCGTTCGAGCGCGTCGGCGCTGTCCATGATGCGGTGCAGATGGTCCTGGCGCCGGCGCAGTTGCAGCAATCGCCACAGCAGCCAGACGACCACCAGCGTGGCCAAGGTCAGCGCGACGATCAGGCTCTTCAACAACATGCGGGGCTTCCGTCGATCGACTGGCCGATTATGCAGCCTGCCTCGGACGACGTTGAGGAATCGTCGAGGCGGTCGCAATCCGGAAACCTGGCGAGCTCTGAACGAAAACCGGCCAGCAGATTGACACTGGCGGCGGACCCGCCTACGATTCCGCGGCTATGCATGCGCCATTGCCCGAGCGGATAGATGTCGAACGCGCGGTGGCGACCGGGCGTGTGTATGCCGGCAGCGTTCCGCTGTCGGCGATGCCGCGCCTGACCAGCCTGCTGGCGGACGATCGCGGCGAGGTGAGGTACCAGTTGCAGTTCGGTCGCAACGCGATCCACCAGAAGATGGTGGAGATGCACGCGGATACCGCCCTGCCGCTGATCTGCCAGGCCTCGCTCGAGCGCTTCGAGCTGCCGGTGCAGGTGCAGGCGCGGCTCGGTTTCGTCCGCGACGAGGCCGACGAGGCGGGACTGCCGGAAGGGTATGAGGCGGCGCTGACGGATGAGGGATTCGTCGACCCGCTGGCGCTGATCGAGGACGAGTTGATTTTGGCGGTGCCGGTGATTCCACGGAATCCCGATGTCGCAACGATGGAACCGGCGCCCGCGCCGGAGCTTGAGGCAGACGCAGAGCGGCCGAATCCATTCGCGGCGCTGGCGGGTCTGAAGCGCAAGTAGTACCCAGGGACGAATTTCAGGTTTACAGGAGTCAGACATGGCCGTTCAAAAGAGTCGCAAGACGCCCTCCACCCGCGGCATGCGCCGTTCGCACGATGCGCTGACGGCGCCGACGGTGTCCGTCGACCAGACCAGCGGCGAGAGCCACCTGCGCCATCACGTCACCAAGGACGGCTACTATCGTGGCCGCAAGGTGATCGACAGCAAGGTCGCCGAAGTCGAGACCAGCGAGGGCTGATCGCCCGCGTCGGAGCCTTCGCGGCTCCGCCCCAACACGAGCGCCACTGATGCCCACAGTCTCTGCCCGGATCATCGGGACTGGCAGCCATCTGCCGGAAACCATCCTCACCAACGCCGAGTTGGAGAAGCGGGTAGAGACCAGCGACGAGTGGATACGCGAGCGTACGGGGATCGAGCAGCGGCATATCGCCGCTGACGGCGAGTGCACCAGTGACCTGGCCGTGGCCGCCGCCGAGAAGGCGCTCGCGGCCGCGGGCGTTTCCGCGTCCGAACTGGACCTGATCATTGTCGGCACCACCACGCCGGACGTGATCTTCCCGAGCACCGCCTGCCTGGTGCAGCACCGCCTCGGCGCCAAGGACTGTCCGGCATTCGACGTCAACGCGGCCTGTACCGGTTTCCTCTACGCACTGTCCATCGCCGACAAGTTCATCCGCACGGGCGCCGCGCGCACCGCGCTCGTGATCGGTGCCGAGACCCTGTCGCGTATGCTCGACTGGAACGACCGCGGCACCTGCGTGCTGTTCGGCGACGGCGCCGGCGCAGTGGTTCTGCGCGCCGATTCCACGCCCGGCATCATCTCCACGCACATCCACGCCGACGGCCAGTACAAGGATTTGCTGCACAACCCGGTCGGGGTGTCGCGCGGGTTCAAGGACGAGCCGAACCACGGCGTGCGCGTGATGATGAGCGGCAACGAGGTGTTCCGCGTGGCCGTGCGCACCCTGTCGCGGATCGTCGACGAGACCCTGAAAGCGAACGATTTGCAGAAGGATGCGATCGACTGGCTGGTGCCGCACCAGGCCAATCTGCGCATCATCACCGCCACCGCCAAACACCTCGACATGCCGATGGAGCGGGTGATCGTCACCGTCAACAAGCACGGCAACACCTCTTCCGGCTCGGTGCCGCTGGCGCTGGACCACGGCGTGCGCAACGGCATGATCAAGCCCGGCCAGTTGCTGCTGCTGGAGGCTTTCGGCGGCGGGTTCACCTGGGGCTCGGCGCTGTTGCGCCTGTAATCCCGCGGCGGGCGGGTCCCCCCCGGTGGTTGGGGGGGGGGGGTTTGGGGGAGGGGGGGGGGGGGGGGGGGGGGGGCCCCCCCCGGGGGGGGGCCGCCGCCCCCCCCCCCCCCCCCCCCCCCCCCCCCCCCCCCCCCCCCCCCCCCCCCCCCGGGGGGGGTTCCCCGCGGCCCCCCCCCCACGAGCGGCTCAAGATACCGACACTCTCATGCGCAACGATCTCGCATTCCTGTTTCCTGGCCAGGGCTCGCAGGCGCTCGGCATGCTCTCGGCCCTGGCCGACACGCACGCCGTGGTGCGCGCGACCTTCGCCGAAGCCTCCGACGCCATCGGCATGGACCTGTGGGCGCTGGCCCAGCAAGGCCCCGAGGCCGAGCTCAACCGCACCATCAACACCCAGCCGGCGTTGCTCGCGGCGGGGGTGGCGGCGTGGCGCGCCTGGCGCGCGGCCGGCGGCACCGAACCGGCGCAGTTGGCAGGACATAGCCTGGGCGAATACACCGCGCTGGTGTGCGCCGATGCGCTGTCGCTGGCGGACGCCACGCGGCTGGTGCGCGAGCGCGGTCGGCTGATGCAGGAGGCAGTGCCCGAGGGCGCCGGGGCGATGGCCGCCGTGCTGAATGCGGATCTTTCGGTGCTCTCCGAAGTCTGCGCCGCAGTGTCCACCGACGCCGAACCCGTGGTGCCCGCAAACCTCAACGCCCCCGGCCAGATCGTGCTGTCGGGCGCCGCCGCCGCGATGGACCGCGCGCTCGCGGAACTCGCCACGCGCGGGGTCAAGCGCTCGATCCGCCTGCCGGTCAGCGTGCCCTCGCATTCGCCGCTGATGCGCCCGGCCGCGGAAAAGCTGGCCGCGTTCATGGCCGATGTCGCGATCGCAGCACCGCGCATTCCGGTGATCCACAACGCCGATGTGGCAGCGCACGCAGATCCGGCCGCGATCCGCGCGGCGTTGGCACTGCAGTTGCACGCCCCGGTGCGCTGGATCGAGACCATCGAGAAGCTCGCCGCCGGCGGCACCGCGCGGGTGCTCGAATGCGGCCCCGGCAAGGTGCTGTGCGGTACGGTCAAGCGCATCGCGCCGGCGGTGGAATCCGCCGCCATCGGCGAGCCCGCCGGATTCGACGCCGCCCTGGAAGGACTGCGCGCATGAGCGATACCCCCATCAACCTGGCGCTGGTCACCGGCGCCAGCCGCGGCATCGGCGCGGCGATTGCCGACGAACTCGCGGCCAACGGACTCTTCGTCGTCGGCACCGCGACCGGCGAAGCGGGAGCGCAGGCCATCGGCGAGCGCCTCGGTGCGCGCGGCTGCGGCCGGGTTCTGGATGTTGCGGATGCGGCCGCCATCGACGCGCTCGTCGAGTCGGTGGAAAAGGAATTCGGCGCGGTGCGCGTGCTGGTGAACAACGCCGGCATCACCCGCGACCAGTTGCTGCTGCGGATGAAGGACGATGACTTCGCCGCAGTGATCAACACCAACCTCGCCAGCGTGTTCCGCCTGTCCAAGGCGGTGATGAAGCGCATGCTGCGCGAACGCCAGGGCCGCATCATCAGCATCGCCTCGGTGATCGGGCTGACCGGCAACGCCGGCCAGGCCAACTACGCCGCGGCCAAGGCCGGGATCATCGGCTTCACCAAGTCGCTGGCGCGTGAGGTCGGCAGCCGCGGCATCACTGCGAATGTGGTCGCGCCGGGCTTCATCGATACCGACATGACCCGCGCGCTGCCCGAGGCTCAGCGCCAGGCCCTGCTGGCCGACGTACCCCTCGGGCGCCTCGGGTCCGTGGAGGACATCGCCAAGGCGGTGGCCTTCCTCGCATCCCCAGCGGCCGGTTACATCACCGGCGAAACGCTGCACGTCAACGGCGGCATGTACATGCCGTAGCCGGCAGCAGCACCATTCACTATCATTCCCCACCTTTTCGGCAGGAACGTACAAGCCATGAGCAGCATTGAAGACCGCGTCAAGAAGATCGTCGTCGACCGTCTGGGCGTCAAGGAAGACGAAGTCAAGCCGAACTCCTCCTTCGTCGACGATCTCGGTGCGGATTCGCTCGACACGGTGGAACTCGTGATGGCGCTCGAGGAAGAGTTCGAGTGCGAGATCCCGGACGAGGAAGCCGAGAAGATCACCTCGGTGCAGCAGGCTGTCGATTACATCAAGGCCAACGTCAAGGCCTGATGCGGCTCACCGGGCGCGACCCTCGGGTCGCGTCTGGCGAGTGGAAAAAGGGAAATGGAAAACGGAAAAGGGAAGAGCGGCCTTCGCCGCCGACTCGCCTTTCGCTCTCCCATTTTCCTTTTTCCCTTTTCCTTTTTCCCTCCCAGGAGGCTCCATGCGCAGCGCTCGTCGCGTCGTAGTGACCGGGCTCGGGATCGTGTCGCCGGTCGGCAGCGATATCCCGACCGCCTGGGACAATGTGGTCAATGGCCGTAGCGGCATCGGGCCGATCACGCATTTCGACTGCTCCGCCTTCGCCACCCGCTTTGCCGGCCAGGTGCAGGGTTTCGATGTCGCCCAGTGGGTGGCGCCGAAAGACTCGCGGCGGATGGACCCCTTCATCCATTACGGCATCGCCGCCGGCACCCAGGCGGTGCGCGACGCGGGCCTGGATCCGGTGCCGGACGCGCTGAAGACCCGTTTCGGCGTGATGATGGCGGCCGGTATTGGCGGCATCTCGACCATCGAGCAGACCACGCTGACCTGGCACACCCATGGCCCGCGCCGGATCTCGCCCTTCTTCGTGCCTGGCACGATCATCAACATGGTCGCCGGCCACCTCGGCATCAACCTCGGCCTGCGCGGCCCGAACCTGTCCATCGTCACCGCCTGCACCACTGGCACGCACAACATCGGCGTGGCGGCGCGCCTGATCGCGTATGGCGATGCCGACGTGATGCTCGCCGGTGGCGCGGAGCACGCGACCACGCCAACAGCCGTGGGCGGATTCAGTTCTTCGCGCGCGCTCAGCGAGCGCAATGACGACCCGAAGGCCGCCAGTCGTCCGTGGGATCGCGATCGCGATGGTTTCGTGCTGTCGGATGGCGCCGGCGCGCTGGTGCTGGAGGAATACGAGCACGCCAAGGCACGCGGCGCGCGGATCTATGCCGAGATCATCGGTTTCGGCATGAGCGACGACGCCTACCACATGACTGCGCCGCCAGAAGACGGCTCAGGCGCGGCCTTGTCGATGACGAATGCGCTGGCTGACGCCGGCATCGAGGCGAGCGCAGTGCAGTACGTCAATGCGCACGCCACCTCGACGCCGCTCGGCGACCGCGGCGAGATCGTCGCAGTCAGGAGCGCCTTCGGGGAAGCTGCGAAGAGCCTGATGGTGAGTTCGACCAAGTCCGTCACCGGCCACCTGCTCGGTGCCGCCGGCGCGGTCGAGGCGATCTTCTGCGTGCTCGCGCTGCGCGACCAGGTGGTGCCGGCGACGATCAACCTGCACAACCCGGATGAGGGCATCGACCTCGACCTGGTGCCGAACACCTCGCGGCAGGTCAAGCTCGACACGGTGATGAGCAACTCCTTCGGTTTCGGCGGGACCAACGGGACCTTGATCTTCCGGCGGGTGTGAGCGCGTCCGGATGCAGACCGAGCCTGCCCTGAAACCGGGGACCGCAAAGGACGCAAGTTTGCACAGGACGCAATGGAAGCGGGTTGCATCGGCTGCGCGGCGTGTCATGGCTGCGCTCCTGGCGCGTGTCTCGACTGGATTGATGGGCGGAGCTGACAGTGCCGGTGCCGACGCCCGACATCGACCTGCCCTGCAGTGCGCCGGAGGCTCGGGACCAGCCGCGCCCGCGCTGCTGCTCAGCGCCGCGGCCGGGCCGCAGGGCTACGCGATCTGCTGCCCTTGGTCGACGCGCCGCCGCTGGTGGTGCCTTATCCCGGGGGGGCGCGGCACGCGCAGCAGCTGGCTGCGCTGGTCGAGCGCCTGCGTGCCCTGCCAGCGGGCGGCGATGCGGACGGCGAGGCCATGGCCGGCGGCTGGCTGCTGTACCTGGCCTACGATTTCGCCAGCGTCTTCGAGCCCAATGTACCCTGGCGCCGGCCGGAGCTCGACGAGCCGCTGGCGCTGCTGTGGCGGGTGTCGGCGACGCTCGTGCGCAATCGCGATTCGGGCATCGGTACGCTCGCGGGAAGCCAGCTTCCGCAGTGGCGACAGCGGCTGCAAGCCGCCGCGGGCGTGGTGGTTGCGCCGGGTTCGGCCTACATGCCGTCGGGCGTGCGCGATAGCGGAGCAAGCCCTGCACTCCTGGAGGACGATCCGCAGCGCTTCCTCGATGGCGTTGCCCGGATCCATGAGTACCTGCGTGCGGGCGACGTGTTCCAGGTCAACCTCTCGCGCGCCTGGCGAGCGACCGCGCCCGGTCCGATCGACCTGGACGATCTGTTCGCGCGGCTGACCGCCGCCAACCCGGCGCCGTTCGCGGCGCTGCTGCAGCACGGGGACTGGGGCCTGGCTTCATCGTCGCCGGAGCGCCTGGTGAGCGTGCGCGGGATGCGTGTGGACACGCGCCCGATCGCCGGCACGCGCCGGCGCGATGCCGATCCGGCGCGCGATGCCGCACTGCTCGCCGAGCTGCGCCGCGATCCCAAGGAGCGCGCCGAGCACATCATGCTGATCGACCTCGAACGCAATGATCTCGGGCGCATCTGCGAGGCCGGCAGCGTGGTGGTCGACGAACTCGGCAGCATCGAGAGCTATGCCCATGTGCACCACCTGGTGTCGAACGTCAGCGGCCGGCTGCGCGCGGGGACCAGTGCCTGGGAACTGCTGCGCGCGCTGTTTCCGGGCGGCACCATCACCGGCTGCCCGAAGGTGCGTTGCATGCAGATCATCGGCGAGCTGGAGCAGGGCGGTCGCGGCGCCTACACCGGCGCGCTGGGCTACATCAGCGACCACGGCTCGCTCGATCTCAACATCCTGATCCGCACGATCTCCTGCCAACGCGAGCGCCTGGTCTTCCGCGCTGGCGCCGGCATCGTCGCCGACTCGATCGCCGAGCGGGAGCTGAAGGAGACCCGTGCCAAGGCGCTCGGCCTGCTGCGAGCGCTCGGCGTCGGCGCATGAACACCCTTGCCTCTGACCGCGGGCTGCACTACGGCGATGGCCTGTTCGAGACCCTGCGCGTGATCGACGGCGTGGCGCCGTTGTGGGAATGGCATCGCGAGCGCCTGCTGGCGGGTTGCGCGCGACTGCGCATGCCGGCGCCGGAGGATGCGCGCCTGCGCCGGACGCTGCGTTCTGTTTCACGCACCCATCGCGACAGCGTGGTCAAGCTCATCTGGACCGCCGGCAGCGGCCAGCGCGGGTATGCTCGGCCCCCCGAGCCGGTGCCGCGGTTGCTCGCCAGCGCGCGCCCGTGGCAGCCGCTGCCGGTTGCGGCCCTCAGGCTCCGCTGGTGTGCGACCCGCCTGGCGCTGCAGCCGGCGCTGGCCGGCA
It encodes the following:
- a CDS encoding Slp/YeaY family lipoprotein — translated: MNRKTLASALGLTLLAGCATAPQPLRGEFAEIAPEAADQPAGNLRWGGRVIDVLPAANETCLEVLGMPLDARARPRDLDADIGRFRACKSGFLDPAVFVPGREVTVTGRVEARAQRQIGEYSYDMPQLRVDTLFLWPERPAIEDIRIHQDPFLGIWPWLPGPVIVYPGPRRQR
- a CDS encoding transglutaminase domain-containing protein — translated: MSTLYVFDAASRLDQPVPLDAFPSLQRQLGLQLPDRLNPRTRELGAGWRSELGDNPTALANRALAHIRSEGFAYTLSPPPLVGAHRMDEFLFETREGFCEHYAAAFVVLMRSAGVPARVVTGYLAGPYNLIGNYWVVRNSDAHAWAEILIGGNAWVRIDPTSAIAPDRVNRSGTASMVDTFGDLRVAARAARPGGCRTGLVEPQHGAFRQPAPAEPVRRTGLRSFRLAPHGRLDRRRPGSVRCTDRRHFLAAASAPARRSGAGPLPPLRSRVEPSRHQRGACRRRGRPGAARVTGAAGSGESDRPSGRRLRSLALWRRR
- a CDS encoding DUF3488 domain-containing protein, coding for MRSPVLEPRQFDWMLAAFAATLAAHLLWLPGWYSATLVAIVLARWLQRRAYARAWPAWIKLPLLMMVLGLVVVEFGNPFARQAGTAALVGLSALKLIESERRRDGLLIMTVSLFLVSVQFLFNEGIGVTLYMVLPTLLVFLALNEIAAPPGTRGGLAQQLGSLGREFLLLLAVVLPLTLFLFLSVPRLSEPLWGTRENQWESRTGLSDTMSPGSISELIADDTPVFRVSFPDGSPAKRSMYWRGPVLWSFDGQTWRIEPRLANPNDPTGREIGPQPGAPGDVRYQVMLEPTDRRWLHTLDFATGFPADASRSLEGTVRPAASG
- a CDS encoding DUF58 domain-containing protein, whose amino-acid sequence is MEIAPGSTTQVEFALPTAIRGWYAPEPVRISTTWPFGLFYAWSWLHSDLRVLVYPRAENPPAPLPKTPDHGRVGGADPGDEDLRSLREYQPGDPLRMVAWKASARTGELLVRQLEAPQARETIFDLTRIQGLGLEERLSRLTRWVLEAERAGIRYRLMLPGLALGPDLGPAHRLRALKALALHALPGP
- a CDS encoding AAA family ATPase, whose product is MPADAAAQAKDLIAPLHAAETQVNAVVLGKAHEVRLALVCLLAGGHLLLEDLPGVGKTTLAQALAAAFDLKFGRVQFTSDLLPADLIGVSVFDPERRRFDFHPGPIFAQMLLADEINRATPKLQSALLEAMAEQQVTVDGVSHRLPEPFVVIATQNPLEQSGTFPLPESQLDRFMFSLNLGYPDERAEKALLGARERRALIGDLKPLLSGERLAQLRDAALALHASPAAIDYAYALIAATRSDRRVRIGLSPRAGIALLRAARAHALLAGRTHVLPEDLQAVFVAVARHRLLLNADASGDGTSVARDVLAQVAIP
- a CDS encoding DUF177 domain-containing protein, with protein sequence MHAPLPERIDVERAVATGRVYAGSVPLSAMPRLTSLLADDRGEVRYQLQFGRNAIHQKMVEMHADTALPLICQASLERFELPVQVQARLGFVRDEADEAGLPEGYEAALTDEGFVDPLALIEDELILAVPVIPRNPDVATMEPAPAPELEADAERPNPFAALAGLKRK
- the rpmF gene encoding 50S ribosomal protein L32 is translated as MAVQKSRKTPSTRGMRRSHDALTAPTVSVDQTSGESHLRHHVTKDGYYRGRKVIDSKVAEVETSEG
- a CDS encoding ketoacyl-ACP synthase III; its protein translation is MPTVSARIIGTGSHLPETILTNAELEKRVETSDEWIRERTGIEQRHIAADGECTSDLAVAAAEKALAAAGVSASELDLIIVGTTTPDVIFPSTACLVQHRLGAKDCPAFDVNAACTGFLYALSIADKFIRTGAARTALVIGAETLSRMLDWNDRGTCVLFGDGAGAVVLRADSTPGIISTHIHADGQYKDLLHNPVGVSRGFKDEPNHGVRVMMSGNEVFRVAVRTLSRIVDETLKANDLQKDAIDWLVPHQANLRIITATAKHLDMPMERVIVTVNKHGNTSSGSVPLALDHGVRNGMIKPGQLLLLEAFGGGFTWGSALLRL
- the fabD gene encoding ACP S-malonyltransferase — encoded protein: MRNDLAFLFPGQGSQALGMLSALADTHAVVRATFAEASDAIGMDLWALAQQGPEAELNRTINTQPALLAAGVAAWRAWRAAGGTEPAQLAGHSLGEYTALVCADALSLADATRLVRERGRLMQEAVPEGAGAMAAVLNADLSVLSEVCAAVSTDAEPVVPANLNAPGQIVLSGAAAAMDRALAELATRGVKRSIRLPVSVPSHSPLMRPAAEKLAAFMADVAIAAPRIPVIHNADVAAHADPAAIRAALALQLHAPVRWIETIEKLAAGGTARVLECGPGKVLCGTVKRIAPAVESAAIGEPAGFDAALEGLRA
- the fabG gene encoding 3-oxoacyl-ACP reductase FabG yields the protein MSDTPINLALVTGASRGIGAAIADELAANGLFVVGTATGEAGAQAIGERLGARGCGRVLDVADAAAIDALVESVEKEFGAVRVLVNNAGITRDQLLLRMKDDDFAAVINTNLASVFRLSKAVMKRMLRERQGRIISIASVIGLTGNAGQANYAAAKAGIIGFTKSLAREVGSRGITANVVAPGFIDTDMTRALPEAQRQALLADVPLGRLGSVEDIAKAVAFLASPAAGYITGETLHVNGGMYMP